The proteins below come from a single Biomphalaria glabrata chromosome 10, xgBioGlab47.1, whole genome shotgun sequence genomic window:
- the LOC129928771 gene encoding uncharacterized protein LOC129928771 — protein sequence METRLTITAQFISDGRSLGYEGERLERYVAEQKEDYEKAKKEDFEREKARFEREERLKAEEKARFEREEKAKREEHERWKERDAREELKRKEEMELERMKEKSATAAGTATQAEVRPRNVLDKLDKSFQGMKEDDDLMAYLTHFEAVATRCKIDRKEWSLLLSYKLTTFLRNCMLRDSLFLNENYEEVRTVLLRHADINAETCRKRFHRVKPRQNDFRGFVTVTGGEM from the coding sequence ATGGAAACTAGGTTGACAATTACTGCCCAGTTTATAAGTGATGGTCGTTCTCTGGGGTACGAAGGTGAAAGGTTAGAGAGGTATGTGGCTGAGCAGAAAGAAGATTATGAAAAAGCCAAGAAAGAGGATTTTGAACGAGAAAAGGCTAGAtttgagagagaggaaagattgAAGGCAGAGGAGAAGGCCAGATTTGAACGTGAGGAGAAGGCCAAGCGTGAGGAACACGAGAGGTGGAAAGAAAGAGATGCCAGGGAGGAACTCAAGAGGAAAGAGGAGATGGAACTAGAAAGAATGAAGGAAAAGTCAGCAACAGCGGCTGGGACGGCAACACAGGCAGAGGTGCGGCCTAGAAATGTTTTAGATAAACTTGACAAGAGCTTCCAGGGAATGAAGGAAGACGATGACCTGATGGCATATTTAACACACTTTGAGGCCGTCGCAACAAGATGCAAGATCGATAGAAAGGAATGGTCATTGCTCCTGTCCTATAAACTAACTACCTTTCTAAGAAACTGTATGCTGCGTGACAGTCTGTTTTTGAATGAAAATTATGAGGAAGTGAGGACCGTATTACTCCGACATGCGGATATAAACGCGGAAACCTGCCGCAAGAGGTTCCACCGGGTAAAACCACGACAGAATGATTTTAGGGGTTTTGtcactgtgacaggtggggaaatgtga
- the LOC129928870 gene encoding uncharacterized protein LOC129928870 yields MTALKQLDQLSVRELRNELRNRYEIIGGTKEVLTARLRQALIDEDEDPETYLFEIEPEIYELIGKINEGIDAMCEQINSMRNKVDKMVSQLKEVDSLVKEQLPVDSLVKKLRGQDCGCTNSGDGDDWNWSAVCVVGKSCGCDFQDEKRDNDCCDDLNEMYRIERKVTNEETEDCYVPEAFVPVVPVTSTSMSRTEQDNVGSAFKPVAMDLKDLCLSVGAHEGNSKLDNCIQKFSMNCTCGASHIEFRCQENHQQGICTSTIIIDIGIDECQSNHSKSELPRGRHVPLEPEETYLLDVRLLSEDDCGALDFACNVAASEPAAPLRGVCREGLLRQRVRSTAVLKKTVLDPISLCGKRPRHYRNNSLVNWRKRKRHWRKTMRMASWGTRSLPPVAPTDRPPPELSNLSCSVSFRDEKC; encoded by the exons atgacagctttgaaacaattagaccaactctcggttagagagcttaggaatgaacttcgtaaccgatatgagataattggtggtaccaaggaggtgcttacagctcgtctccggcaagccttgattgatgaagacgaagatccggagacctacctatttgaaattgaaccggagatttatgagcttattggcaagataaatgaaggtattgatgcaatgtgtgaacaaattaacagtatgaggaacaaggtagataaaatggtgtctcaatTGAAAgaagtagactcgttggtaaaggagcagttgcctgtagactcgttggtaaagaagttgcgtggtcaagactgtggctgcacaaacagtggtgacggagacgattggaattggagcgccgtctgtgttgtgggcaagtcttgtggttgtgactttcaagacgagaaacgtgacaacgattgctgtgatgatctcaacgagatgtaccgaatcgaacggaaagtgacaaatgaagaaactgaagactgttacgtgcctgaagcgtttgttcctgttgtacctgttaccagtac ctcaatgagccggacggagcaagacaacgttgggtctgcgttcaagcctgttgctatggaccttaaagacctctgcctatctgtcggtgctcacgagggaaattcgaagcttgacaactgcatccagaagtttagcatgaactgtacgtgcggtgcatcacacatagaatttagatgccaagaaaaccaccaacagggcatatgtacttctaccatcatcatcgacattggcatagatgaatgtcaatcaaaccactctaaatctgagctgccAAGAGGAAGACATGttccacttgaacctgaagagacctatcttctggacgtaagactgttgtctgaggatgactgcggtgcattggactttgcttgcaacgtggctgcaagcgaacctgcagctcccttgagaggcgtctgtcgggaaggtctgctgagacagcgtgtccgatcaacggctgtgctgaagaaaacagtgctcgaccctatctctttgtgtggcaaacggccacgtcattatcgcaacaacagcctggtcaactggagaaagagaaagcggcactggaggaaaacaatgcggatggcctcgtggggaacacgctctctgccgcctgtggctccgactgatcgacctccacctgaactgtcaaacctcagctgcagtgtttcttttcgggacgaaaagtgctaa
- the LOC106054363 gene encoding resistance to inhibitors of cholinesterase protein 3-like isoform X1 yields the protein MSTLKAIGTVGIMIACFAIIYPRFMHPLVLRALGMSEPAQKMEDDSMFPPHYKNKPADGKAQTQGDDIRKHLRPGPHPGMRAAAEMQRQQAQQGSGRGMMGVVLPMYAIGIVLYLVYTLFKVFNKSKNNSWSKIGGQYEDYSVDRMGFPADFDGSADVHGYLQDQHHRKEFEDLLSRVEDKNVSTEEMRALQKRLEETEAQMTRILQAMQSVQNNVNRMATDSPTEKADGKDIPEQAVSHEEVLEDMKAKETSEAVQGAEGSVREEVEETRDVDLDAIDSDEDKSEKEGDVDEQNLPSDKNIHDESDSHVRQRRLKTKNEQ from the exons ATGTcgactctaaaagctattggaACCGTAGGGATTATGATTGcatgttttgcaatcatttaTCCACGATTTATGCATCCTCTTGTACTACGAGCTCTAGGAATGAGTGAACCTGCCCAGAAAATGGAAG ATGACAGTATGTTTCCacctcactacaaaaacaagcCAGCAGATGGGAAAGCCCAGACTCAAGGAGATGACATACGGAAGCACCTACGG CCAGGTCCACACCCTGGTATGCGTGCGGCAGCTGAGATGCAGAGGCAGCAAGCCCAACAAGGATCTGGCCGAGGCATGATGGGTGTGGTTCTTCCCATGTATGCAATTGGTATAGTGCTCTACCTGGTTTACACTTTATTCAAA gTATTCAACAAGTCAAAAAACAATTCCTGGAGCAAGATCGGTGGACAGTATGAAGATTATTCAGTTGACCGAATGGGTTTCCCTGCTGACTTTGATGGTAGTGCTGATGTTCATGGCTACTTGCAAGATCAACATCATAGAAAGGAGTTTGAAGATCTTTTAAGCCGTGTTGAGGATAAAAATGTTT ctaCTGAAGAAATGAGAGCTTTACAAAAACGTCTTGAGGAAACAGAAGCCCAAATGACACGTATACTTCAAGCTATGCAGTCAGTTCAGAACAATGTCAACAGGATGGCAACAGATAGTCCCACTGAAAAG GCTGACGGGAAAGATATTCCAGAGCAAGCTGTCAGCCATGAAGAGGTTTTAGAGGACATGAAGGCTAAAGAAACTTCAGAAGCAGTTCAAGGAGCTGAGGGTTCAGTCAGAGAAGAAGTGGAAGAAACAAGAGATGTGGACTTGGATGCTATTGACAGTGATGAGGATAAGTCTGAGAAAGAAGGGGATGTAGATGAACAAAATCTGCCAAGTGATAAGAACATACATGATGAGAGTGACTCTCATGTGAGGCAAAGaagattaaaaactaaaaatgagcagtaa
- the LOC106054363 gene encoding resistance to inhibitors of cholinesterase protein 3-like isoform X2, producing MFPPHYKNKPADGKAQTQGDDIRKHLRPGPHPGMRAAAEMQRQQAQQGSGRGMMGVVLPMYAIGIVLYLVYTLFKVFNKSKNNSWSKIGGQYEDYSVDRMGFPADFDGSADVHGYLQDQHHRKEFEDLLSRVEDKNVSTEEMRALQKRLEETEAQMTRILQAMQSVQNNVNRMATDSPTEKADGKDIPEQAVSHEEVLEDMKAKETSEAVQGAEGSVREEVEETRDVDLDAIDSDEDKSEKEGDVDEQNLPSDKNIHDESDSHVRQRRLKTKNEQ from the exons ATGTTTCCacctcactacaaaaacaagcCAGCAGATGGGAAAGCCCAGACTCAAGGAGATGACATACGGAAGCACCTACGG CCAGGTCCACACCCTGGTATGCGTGCGGCAGCTGAGATGCAGAGGCAGCAAGCCCAACAAGGATCTGGCCGAGGCATGATGGGTGTGGTTCTTCCCATGTATGCAATTGGTATAGTGCTCTACCTGGTTTACACTTTATTCAAA gTATTCAACAAGTCAAAAAACAATTCCTGGAGCAAGATCGGTGGACAGTATGAAGATTATTCAGTTGACCGAATGGGTTTCCCTGCTGACTTTGATGGTAGTGCTGATGTTCATGGCTACTTGCAAGATCAACATCATAGAAAGGAGTTTGAAGATCTTTTAAGCCGTGTTGAGGATAAAAATGTTT ctaCTGAAGAAATGAGAGCTTTACAAAAACGTCTTGAGGAAACAGAAGCCCAAATGACACGTATACTTCAAGCTATGCAGTCAGTTCAGAACAATGTCAACAGGATGGCAACAGATAGTCCCACTGAAAAG GCTGACGGGAAAGATATTCCAGAGCAAGCTGTCAGCCATGAAGAGGTTTTAGAGGACATGAAGGCTAAAGAAACTTCAGAAGCAGTTCAAGGAGCTGAGGGTTCAGTCAGAGAAGAAGTGGAAGAAACAAGAGATGTGGACTTGGATGCTATTGACAGTGATGAGGATAAGTCTGAGAAAGAAGGGGATGTAGATGAACAAAATCTGCCAAGTGATAAGAACATACATGATGAGAGTGACTCTCATGTGAGGCAAAGaagattaaaaactaaaaatgagcagtaa